Proteins encoded by one window of Amaranthus tricolor cultivar Red isolate AtriRed21 chromosome 4, ASM2621246v1, whole genome shotgun sequence:
- the LOC130810095 gene encoding uncharacterized protein LOC130810095 isoform X4, whose amino-acid sequence MSKSTLFIAVQCCECSTMQVKQQKKSSSKWNCVICNQKQSVTKIYAQSYQAKDIRKVVQSFNMSRKFHDEMQQPEQEQSPNGGDSEIEEITVKRRTDWSEFMEDDNISEPHYLKSKLVNNAENNMDAEPREKNIVPEPRVVTELPEDLMFKKPKLKGKFGGGSFGIDKNHCYKPIVSKRGISTKIIMKTQQSTSNPRSGSVCDECMVDDNDLIRGNREQCEQQQRDTGSIMRIKGAARHLEQWRQQQLQHTNMCKEVKQPGASKWN is encoded by the exons ATGTCGAAATCCACGCTCTTCATCGCCGTCCAATGCTGCGAGTGCTCCACCATGCAG GTGAAGCAGCAGAAAAAGAGCAGCAGTAAATGGAATTGTGTAATCTGCAATCAAAAGCAATCTGTTACCAAGATCTACGCTCAAAGTTATCAAGCTAAGGATATCCGAAAAGTCGTTCAATCCTTTAACATGTCTCGCAAATTTCATGATGAAATGCAGCAACCGGAACAGGAACAATCTCCTAATGGTGGTGATTCGGAGATTGAGGAGATTACGGTCAAACGACGTACTGATTGGAGCGAGTTTATGGAAGATGATAATATTTCAGAACCTCATtatttgaaatcaaaattag TTAACAATGCAGAGAATAATATGGATGCCGAGCCAAgag AGAAAAATATAGTACCGGAGCCAAGAGTTGTCACTGAGCTTCCTGAGGATTTAATGTTTAAGAAACCGAAATTGAAGGGTAAATTTGGTGGTGGTTCCTTTGGCATTGATAAAAATCATTGTTACAAGCCAATTGTTTCAAAAAGAG GAATTTCAACAAAAATCATCATGAAAACTCAGCAAAGCACTTCGAATCCAAGATCTGGATCAGTATGTGATGAATGCATGGTGGATGACAATGATCTTATCAGAGGTAACAGGGAACAGTGTGAGCAACAGCAACGAGACACGGGTTCAATAATGAGGATCAAAGGTGCAGCTAGACATTTAGAGCAGTGGCGGCAGCAGCAGCTACAGCACACGAATATGTGCAAGGAAGTGAAGCAACCAGGTGCCTCCAAATGGA ATTGA
- the LOC130810095 gene encoding uncharacterized protein LOC130810095 isoform X1, giving the protein MSKSTLFIAVQCCECSTMQVKQQKKSSSKWNCVICNQKQSVTKIYAQSYQAKDIRKVVQSFNMSRKFHDEMQQPEQEQSPNGGDSEIEEITVKRRTDWSEFMEDDNISEPHYLKSKLVNNAENNMDAEPREKNIVPEPRVVTELPEDLMFKKPKLKGKFGGGSFGIDKNHCYKPIVSKRGISTKIIMKTQQSTSNPRSGSVCDECMVDDNDLIRGNREQCEQQQRDTGSIMRIKGAARHLEQWRQQQLQHTNMCKEVKQPGASKWSKYMTEHEDVDNIDKGLRPAFADDFRLMRGYKLEKEGIDQPVEEDIHPDFL; this is encoded by the exons ATGTCGAAATCCACGCTCTTCATCGCCGTCCAATGCTGCGAGTGCTCCACCATGCAG GTGAAGCAGCAGAAAAAGAGCAGCAGTAAATGGAATTGTGTAATCTGCAATCAAAAGCAATCTGTTACCAAGATCTACGCTCAAAGTTATCAAGCTAAGGATATCCGAAAAGTCGTTCAATCCTTTAACATGTCTCGCAAATTTCATGATGAAATGCAGCAACCGGAACAGGAACAATCTCCTAATGGTGGTGATTCGGAGATTGAGGAGATTACGGTCAAACGACGTACTGATTGGAGCGAGTTTATGGAAGATGATAATATTTCAGAACCTCATtatttgaaatcaaaattag TTAACAATGCAGAGAATAATATGGATGCCGAGCCAAgag AGAAAAATATAGTACCGGAGCCAAGAGTTGTCACTGAGCTTCCTGAGGATTTAATGTTTAAGAAACCGAAATTGAAGGGTAAATTTGGTGGTGGTTCCTTTGGCATTGATAAAAATCATTGTTACAAGCCAATTGTTTCAAAAAGAG GAATTTCAACAAAAATCATCATGAAAACTCAGCAAAGCACTTCGAATCCAAGATCTGGATCAGTATGTGATGAATGCATGGTGGATGACAATGATCTTATCAGAGGTAACAGGGAACAGTGTGAGCAACAGCAACGAGACACGGGTTCAATAATGAGGATCAAAGGTGCAGCTAGACATTTAGAGCAGTGGCGGCAGCAGCAGCTACAGCACACGAATATGTGCAAGGAAGTGAAGCAACCAGGTGCCTCCAAATGGAGTAAGTACATGACAGAACATGAAGATGTTGATAATATTGACAAAGGGTTGAGACCTGCTTTTGCTGATGATTTCAGATTGATGCGTGGTTATAAACTTGAAAAGGAAGGTATTGATCAACCTGTTGAGGAAGATATCCACCCAGATTTCTTGTAG
- the LOC130810095 gene encoding uncharacterized protein LOC130810095 isoform X3 has protein sequence MSKSTLFIAVQCCECSTMQVKQQKKSSSKWNCVICNQKQSVTKIYAQSYQAKDIRKVVQSFNMSRKFHDEMQQPEQEQSPNGGDSEIEEITVKRRTDWSEFMEDDNISEPHYLKSKLEKNIVPEPRVVTELPEDLMFKKPKLKGKFGGGSFGIDKNHCYKPIVSKRGISTKIIMKTQQSTSNPRSGSVCDECMVDDNDLIRGNREQCEQQQRDTGSIMRIKGAARHLEQWRQQQLQHTNMCKEVKQPGASKWSKYMTEHEDVDNIDKGLRPAFADDFRLMRGYKLEKEGIDQPVEEDIHPDFL, from the exons ATGTCGAAATCCACGCTCTTCATCGCCGTCCAATGCTGCGAGTGCTCCACCATGCAG GTGAAGCAGCAGAAAAAGAGCAGCAGTAAATGGAATTGTGTAATCTGCAATCAAAAGCAATCTGTTACCAAGATCTACGCTCAAAGTTATCAAGCTAAGGATATCCGAAAAGTCGTTCAATCCTTTAACATGTCTCGCAAATTTCATGATGAAATGCAGCAACCGGAACAGGAACAATCTCCTAATGGTGGTGATTCGGAGATTGAGGAGATTACGGTCAAACGACGTACTGATTGGAGCGAGTTTATGGAAGATGATAATATTTCAGAACCTCATtatttgaaatcaaaattag AGAAAAATATAGTACCGGAGCCAAGAGTTGTCACTGAGCTTCCTGAGGATTTAATGTTTAAGAAACCGAAATTGAAGGGTAAATTTGGTGGTGGTTCCTTTGGCATTGATAAAAATCATTGTTACAAGCCAATTGTTTCAAAAAGAG GAATTTCAACAAAAATCATCATGAAAACTCAGCAAAGCACTTCGAATCCAAGATCTGGATCAGTATGTGATGAATGCATGGTGGATGACAATGATCTTATCAGAGGTAACAGGGAACAGTGTGAGCAACAGCAACGAGACACGGGTTCAATAATGAGGATCAAAGGTGCAGCTAGACATTTAGAGCAGTGGCGGCAGCAGCAGCTACAGCACACGAATATGTGCAAGGAAGTGAAGCAACCAGGTGCCTCCAAATGGAGTAAGTACATGACAGAACATGAAGATGTTGATAATATTGACAAAGGGTTGAGACCTGCTTTTGCTGATGATTTCAGATTGATGCGTGGTTATAAACTTGAAAAGGAAGGTATTGATCAACCTGTTGAGGAAGATATCCACCCAGATTTCTTGTAG
- the LOC130810095 gene encoding uncharacterized protein LOC130810095 isoform X2: MSKSTLFIAVQCCECSTMQVKQQKKSSSKWNCVICNQKQSVTKIYAQSYQAKDIRKVVQSFNMSRKFHDEMQQPEQEQSPNGGDSEIEEITVKRRTDWSEFMEDDNISEPHYLKSKLVNNAENNMDAEPRVPEPRVVTELPEDLMFKKPKLKGKFGGGSFGIDKNHCYKPIVSKRGISTKIIMKTQQSTSNPRSGSVCDECMVDDNDLIRGNREQCEQQQRDTGSIMRIKGAARHLEQWRQQQLQHTNMCKEVKQPGASKWSKYMTEHEDVDNIDKGLRPAFADDFRLMRGYKLEKEGIDQPVEEDIHPDFL; encoded by the exons ATGTCGAAATCCACGCTCTTCATCGCCGTCCAATGCTGCGAGTGCTCCACCATGCAG GTGAAGCAGCAGAAAAAGAGCAGCAGTAAATGGAATTGTGTAATCTGCAATCAAAAGCAATCTGTTACCAAGATCTACGCTCAAAGTTATCAAGCTAAGGATATCCGAAAAGTCGTTCAATCCTTTAACATGTCTCGCAAATTTCATGATGAAATGCAGCAACCGGAACAGGAACAATCTCCTAATGGTGGTGATTCGGAGATTGAGGAGATTACGGTCAAACGACGTACTGATTGGAGCGAGTTTATGGAAGATGATAATATTTCAGAACCTCATtatttgaaatcaaaattag TTAACAATGCAGAGAATAATATGGATGCCGAGCCAAgag TACCGGAGCCAAGAGTTGTCACTGAGCTTCCTGAGGATTTAATGTTTAAGAAACCGAAATTGAAGGGTAAATTTGGTGGTGGTTCCTTTGGCATTGATAAAAATCATTGTTACAAGCCAATTGTTTCAAAAAGAG GAATTTCAACAAAAATCATCATGAAAACTCAGCAAAGCACTTCGAATCCAAGATCTGGATCAGTATGTGATGAATGCATGGTGGATGACAATGATCTTATCAGAGGTAACAGGGAACAGTGTGAGCAACAGCAACGAGACACGGGTTCAATAATGAGGATCAAAGGTGCAGCTAGACATTTAGAGCAGTGGCGGCAGCAGCAGCTACAGCACACGAATATGTGCAAGGAAGTGAAGCAACCAGGTGCCTCCAAATGGAGTAAGTACATGACAGAACATGAAGATGTTGATAATATTGACAAAGGGTTGAGACCTGCTTTTGCTGATGATTTCAGATTGATGCGTGGTTATAAACTTGAAAAGGAAGGTATTGATCAACCTGTTGAGGAAGATATCCACCCAGATTTCTTGTAG
- the LOC130810094 gene encoding polyadenylate-binding protein 5, producing the protein MERLNFTPINGRLIRIMYSHRDPYLRKIGHANVFIKNLDSSIDNKALYDLFATFGTILSCKVALNENGSSKGYGFVQFDQENDAKNAINSLNGMVLKDKEIFVGRFIRREERYGVNGSSKFTNVYVKNLPELFTDEDIKRIFGSYGSITSAVVMKDTNEKSKCFGFVNFESDKNAAKAIEKLNGTIHDDKVLYVGRAQKKAEREAELKAKFEQKRLSHYEKLQAANLYLKNLDDSINEENLEELFSEFGTITSCKVMVNPQGVSKGYGFVAFSTPEEANRALSEMNGKMIANKPIYVAIAQRKEERKVKLQAHFSQARLQGGVTQLPIGMHGLYPGEHTAAPQRLFFGQGAPGMLPPHYARYGDQQHSIISRIRPGVTPNFMMPFSFQRQGQLGLHLRDRRSSNGQLQQQHSGAQNSQFMSNARNCYDPSVLHQEQVRLMMPMPSTAVDVARSGPQSVSALASAQPVASPNSQCMMLGEQLYPLVEQIAPENARKITGMLLEMDQTEVLHLIEFPDSLKMKVDEALKVLRSATLNPEVCDQSSSLSHTEQ; encoded by the exons ATGGAGCGTCTAAATTTTACGCCTATCAACGGAAGACTAATTCGGATTATGTATTCTCATAGGGATCCTTATCTTAGAAAAATTGGACATGCTAACGTTTTTATCAAAAACTTAGACTCCTCCATTGATAACAAAGCATTGTATGACCTTTTTGCTACTTTTGGCACTATACTTTCTTGCAAAGTTGCCCTTAATGAAAATGGTAGCTCAAAAGGGTATGGTTTTGTGCAATTTGATCAAGAAAATGATGCAAAAAATGCCATTAATAGTTTGAATGGCATGGTGTTAAAGGACAAGGAAATTTTTGTTGGACGTTTCATTCGACGTGAAGAAAGATATGGAGTTAATGGATCGTCTAAATTTACTAATGTGTATGTGAAAAATCTACCTGAATTGTTTACTGATGAAGATATCAAACGTATATTTGGTTCTTATGGTTCTATTACTAGTGCTGTTGTGATGAAGGATACAAATGAGAAGTCGAAATGCTTTGGTTTCGTTAACTTTGAAAGTGATAAAAATGCAGCGAAAgctattgaaaaattaaatggaaCTATTCATGATGACAAGGTTTTGTACGTAGGGAGGGCTCAAAAGAAAGCGGAAAGAGAAGCAGAGTTGAAGGCTAAGTTCGAACAAAAAAGGCTTAGTCATTATGAAAAGTTACAAGCGGCTAATCTATATTTGAAAAATCTTGACGATAGCATAAATGAAGAAAATTTGGAAGAATTGTTTTCTGAGTTTGGAACTATAACATCTTGCAAG GTCATGGTTAATCCTCAAGGAGTTAGCAAGGGTTATGGTTTTGTAGCTTTTTCAACTCCAGAAGAAGCAAATCGAGCA TTAAGTGAAATGAATGGTAAAATGATTGCAAACAAGCCTATATATGTTGCTATTGCCCAACGCAAAGAAGAACGGAAAGTAAAATTGCAG GCTCACTTTTCTCAAGCTCGACTACAGGGAGGGGTGACACAATTACCTATTGGGATGCATGGTTTATATCCTGGAGAACATACGGCTGCTCCTCAACGGCTATTTTTTGGCCAAGGTGCTCCAGGTATGCTTCCCCCTCATTATGCAAGGTATGGAGACCAACAACATTCGATTATATCAAGGATTCGTCCAGGAGTTACCCCAAACTTTATGATGCCTTTTTCCTTTCAAAGGCAAGGACAACTTGGGTTGCATTTACGTGATAGGAGAAGCAGTAATGGTCAGCTCCAGCAGCAGCACAGTGGTGCGCAGAATTCGCAATTTATGTCTAACGCAAGAAATTGTTATGATCCATCTGTGCTTCATCAAGAGCAGGTGAGACTAATGATGCCAATGCCCTCGACTGCTGTTGATGTTGCAAGATCTGGTCCACAGTCTGTGTCTGCACTTGCTTCCGCCCAGCCTGTTGCATCTCCTAACAGCCAATGCATG ATGCTCGGAGAACAACTATATCCACTGGTGGAGCAAATTGCGCCTGAAAATGCAAGAAAAATCACTGGCATGCTGCTTGAGATGGATCAAACAGAAGTACTACATCTGATTGAGTTTCCAGATTCTCTCAAAATGAAAGTTGACGAGGCCCTGAAAGTTCTTCGTTCAGCTACCTTAAATCCTGAAGTTTGTGATCAGAGTAGCTCGCTCTCGCATACGGAACAGTAA
- the LOC130810097 gene encoding 60S acidic ribosomal protein P3-like, producing the protein MGVYTFVCKKSGDEWTAKQYSGDLEASADCTFSLQRKLVQTALSSGDSGSIQSSFSYITPSSAVAQVIIGGAVAAAYVGGGAAAADLAGGAAAAEPAKEEKKPEKEESEDEDMGFSLFD; encoded by the exons ATGGGAGTATACACCTTTGTGTGCAAGAAATCTGGCGATGAATGGACCGCTAAGCAGTACTCTGGCGATCTAGAAGCTTCTGCTGATTGCACCTTTTCTCTTCAAAGGAAACTCGTTCAAACCGCTCTTAGTTCTGGCGATTCTGGCTCTATTCAATCTTCTTTCTCTTACATCACTCCTTCCTCTGCGGTTGCTCAG GTAATCATTGGTGGAGCTGTTGCTGCCGCATACGTAGGTGGTGGAGCAGCAGCTGCAGATCTGGCTGGTGGAGCAGCTGCTGCAGAGCCTGCCAAGGAAGAGAAAAAGCCTGAGAAGGAAGAAAGTGAGGATGAAGATATGGGTTTCTCACTGTTTGATTAG